A genomic stretch from uncultured Cohaesibacter sp. includes:
- a CDS encoding polysaccharide lyase family 7 protein produces MKTNSDNFDLSAWKLNLPIDLEGGTDGRARTVSRLDGYENEFFYDAKDGAMVMSASVDGATTGNARYARTELREKDGNESAAWYLSEGGTMTATLRIDEAPIWHNGQDGKIVIGQVRGKVDELVRLYWDNGAVYYYSEHSGPNDKTLKFRFENDKGDEPSISKGENFSYQMEVRGDEIKVVIYADGDVYTSKTSITDHWTNEPLNFKAGCYLQLNEAMGTGTGQVSFYGLDYSHTVGEGYGGLVDVQPPVDGSERPTNPGNGGNTDGGQPDGGNSGDGETGNGETGGKGSGGTDDNGGSGSGGNPDDMNHISGDASNDRLYGTGEDDMITGLEGRDRIMGEAGDDTLSGGDGQDKIFGGVGNDTIYGGADHDRLLGEDGNDTIYGDGGNDKLYGHNGNDILHGGSGNDRINAGDGNDTLYGDDGKDDLRGGQGNDTLYGGDGDDRLFGHAGGDEMSGGLGSDTLIGSSGADRFVLESVDDSTVDLSGRDLFKDFDVTEGDIIDLSAIDANSTLSGDQAFSFIGEQDFSGQAGELRTEVNGKIQTILGDIDGDGDADFAVDIRTSDHLMSGDFSL; encoded by the coding sequence ATGAAAACGAATTCCGACAATTTTGACTTATCTGCCTGGAAACTGAACCTACCCATCGACTTAGAAGGTGGAACCGATGGGCGCGCCCGCACCGTCAGCAGACTGGACGGATATGAAAACGAGTTCTTTTATGACGCCAAAGACGGCGCCATGGTCATGAGTGCAAGCGTTGATGGCGCCACGACCGGCAATGCCCGTTACGCACGCACGGAGCTGCGAGAGAAAGATGGCAACGAAAGTGCAGCATGGTATCTGAGCGAGGGCGGCACAATGACCGCAACCTTGCGTATCGACGAAGCCCCAATCTGGCACAATGGCCAAGATGGCAAGATCGTCATTGGTCAGGTGCGCGGTAAGGTCGATGAGCTTGTCCGCCTCTATTGGGACAATGGGGCCGTTTATTATTACAGCGAACATAGTGGCCCGAATGACAAGACCCTGAAATTCCGCTTCGAAAACGATAAAGGAGACGAACCATCCATCAGCAAGGGAGAGAATTTCTCCTATCAGATGGAGGTGCGTGGAGATGAAATCAAAGTGGTCATCTATGCAGACGGGGACGTTTATACCTCCAAGACGTCTATCACCGACCACTGGACCAACGAACCGCTCAACTTCAAGGCGGGCTGCTATCTACAGCTCAACGAAGCCATGGGGACGGGCACAGGGCAGGTCTCCTTTTATGGCCTGGATTATTCCCACACAGTAGGTGAGGGATATGGCGGGCTGGTCGATGTCCAGCCTCCTGTTGACGGTTCAGAACGTCCAACCAATCCCGGCAATGGTGGCAACACCGATGGTGGCCAACCGGATGGCGGGAATTCCGGGGACGGAGAAACCGGCAACGGCGAAACGGGTGGCAAAGGATCTGGCGGCACGGATGACAACGGCGGCTCTGGTTCTGGAGGAAATCCCGATGACATGAACCACATCTCAGGGGATGCCTCCAATGATCGCCTCTATGGCACAGGTGAAGATGACATGATCACCGGCCTTGAAGGGCGCGATCGCATTATGGGCGAGGCGGGCGACGACACGCTCTCCGGCGGCGACGGCCAGGACAAGATCTTTGGCGGTGTTGGCAATGACACCATCTATGGCGGCGCTGATCATGACCGCCTGCTTGGCGAAGACGGGAATGACACCATTTATGGCGATGGAGGCAATGACAAGCTCTATGGTCATAATGGCAATGACATCCTGCATGGTGGATCAGGCAACGATCGGATCAATGCCGGTGACGGGAACGACACCCTATACGGCGATGATGGCAAAGACGACCTGAGAGGCGGCCAAGGCAACGACACGCTCTATGGTGGCGATGGAGACGACAGGCTCTTTGGCCATGCTGGCGGTGATGAGATGAGCGGCGGCCTCGGTTCTGACACGCTTATCGGCTCATCGGGTGCTGACAGGTTCGTGCTGGAATCGGTCGATGACAGCACAGTGGATCTGAGCGGGCGAGACCTGTTCAAGGACTTCGATGTCACAGAAGGCGATATCATCGACCTGAGCGCCATTGATGCCAACAGCACGCTCTCGGGCGATCAGGCTTTTTCCTTCATTGGTGAACAGGACTTTTCCGGCCAAGCGGGCGAATTACGCACCGAAGTTAACGGCAAAATTCAGACAATTCTGGGAGATATTGATGGAGATGGCGATGCAGACTTTGCTGTCGATATCAGAACGTCTGACCATTTGATGTCTGGTGATTTCAGCCTTTAG
- a CDS encoding HlyD family type I secretion periplasmic adaptor subunit, with protein sequence MIDYEKEIQSLSTIRALKVFGGVVIFLFFGVFCVWAGFAPLEGAVIARGTITKEGRTQVVAHERGGVVQSIVVSEGQHIAKGQLLLTIEDSEKKAELAKLETRMAYIAIKELRLEAEEQHDTFQTADLAEKLNQYAHLDAFDRLLQDQQKQFKTRKSLQNRERSVLQEQQAVLKQQLAGSKAELKALDDWRKILQEQVTMRETLMKKGVVSKVAYQNTLKEFAEVETDYQKLKTQTDSLPIQMSEINQRLNQLVDQFNEAVARELAELRSEKLALANELQAARNAVDRVALEAPASGTIDKLHVNTIGSAIAAYQPLVEIVPDQKRLQVEVEVRPADIDQVRVGQNARLSLSAFDPTEFPSVDGRVVFISPDRRMNQRTQRAYFVVRLELLPEQENELPALVPGMPVEAFLETGTRTFFQMVFEPVTKSMQRSFKS encoded by the coding sequence ATGATCGACTATGAAAAAGAGATTCAATCTCTTAGCACCATCAGAGCCCTGAAGGTCTTTGGTGGCGTGGTCATTTTTCTCTTCTTCGGCGTCTTCTGTGTCTGGGCTGGCTTTGCTCCCCTTGAAGGGGCCGTGATCGCACGGGGCACCATTACGAAGGAGGGGCGCACGCAGGTGGTCGCCCATGAACGCGGAGGAGTGGTTCAAAGCATTGTCGTCAGCGAGGGCCAGCATATTGCGAAGGGGCAATTGCTTCTGACCATCGAAGATAGCGAGAAGAAGGCCGAGCTGGCAAAGCTGGAAACGCGCATGGCCTATATCGCAATCAAAGAGCTGCGTCTTGAAGCCGAAGAGCAGCATGACACTTTCCAAACAGCCGACCTTGCAGAAAAACTGAACCAATATGCCCATTTGGATGCCTTTGACCGCTTGCTACAAGATCAGCAAAAACAGTTCAAGACACGCAAGAGCCTGCAAAATCGCGAGCGATCGGTCCTTCAGGAACAGCAGGCCGTCCTCAAACAACAGCTGGCAGGCTCTAAGGCCGAACTCAAAGCACTGGATGACTGGCGCAAGATTCTGCAAGAGCAGGTAACGATGCGAGAAACCCTGATGAAAAAAGGCGTCGTTAGCAAGGTCGCCTACCAAAACACTCTGAAAGAATTCGCTGAAGTCGAAACCGACTATCAAAAGCTGAAAACCCAAACGGATTCCCTGCCTATTCAGATGTCAGAGATCAATCAACGCCTCAATCAGCTCGTCGATCAGTTCAATGAGGCAGTTGCGCGGGAATTGGCTGAGTTGCGTTCGGAAAAGCTGGCCTTGGCCAATGAACTGCAAGCGGCCAGAAACGCCGTCGACAGGGTGGCGCTGGAAGCGCCAGCAAGCGGCACCATAGACAAACTGCATGTCAACACCATCGGCAGCGCCATCGCAGCTTACCAGCCTCTTGTCGAAATTGTACCGGACCAGAAACGCCTGCAAGTCGAAGTGGAGGTGCGCCCCGCAGATATCGATCAGGTGAGGGTAGGGCAGAATGCCAGACTGTCCCTGAGTGCCTTCGATCCGACAGAGTTCCCGTCTGTCGACGGACGCGTTGTCTTCATTTCACCGGACAGACGCATGAACCAGAGAACTCAACGCGCCTATTTTGTCGTGCGGCTGGAGCTTTTACCGGAGCAGGAAAATGAGTTGCCCGCTCTTGTTCCCGGCATGCCCGTTGAAGCCTTTTTGGAAACCGGCACCCGCACCTTCTTCCAGATGGTGTTCGAGCCAGTCACCAAGAGCATGCAACGCTCATTCAAGTCCTAG
- a CDS encoding type I secretion system permease/ATPase, protein MTISASQNNPVGVGIVLRFGVWLLIFSISANLLLLAMPIYLSQIYDRVLPSDGLDTLLYLTLLILICIALFSIFEILRRTVAQKLSVHYELRTKSALLEHGVKNREIDRTRLASLLNDVTTVRQFLSGRGLFSIFDLPFVPIFLAILFFVHPWIGAVASLGALILLLLALGNELMASRHQHNTSRLYQQSSAKSSEILRHLDDVCAMGMGKAQLNRWQRNIVDAVYSSNELSAVNGIFFGLVRFARQAIQIMILGCSAYLVMSEHLSAGLIFASSIISGRALMPIEQFVGSYKQLTAANVANNRLKRWFDGAQEASNMPAPLTLPEIKGYLRCDNVSLVPPGATADKALLRGISFEAAPGEVIAIVGSSGAGKSTLMRVLASIIRPSAGKVSIDGFELVQWDPEQLGANIGYAGQESDFFHGTVAENIARFNPEASDEAIVNAALNAGAHDFIGSLPQGYNTNLDAVSFNLSGGQKQRINLARAFFGDPQILLLDEPDAHLDKQGERALVSAIANARDRGKTVLFVTQRMHLVNTADKVLIVDNGMVVKFGPREALMAPREPDRNTEAIEDKSRQKTIEKTND, encoded by the coding sequence GTGACGATATCAGCTTCACAAAACAATCCAGTAGGGGTTGGTATTGTCCTTCGCTTCGGAGTTTGGCTGCTGATCTTCTCGATCTCAGCCAATCTTCTCTTGTTGGCCATGCCGATCTATCTGTCACAGATCTATGATCGGGTTCTGCCAAGCGACGGTCTGGACACGCTGCTTTATCTCACGCTCTTGATCCTCATTTGCATCGCGCTTTTCAGCATCTTCGAAATTCTGCGCCGCACCGTGGCCCAGAAGCTCAGCGTGCATTACGAATTGCGAACCAAGTCTGCGCTGCTCGAACATGGAGTGAAGAACCGGGAGATTGATCGCACCCGTCTGGCCTCCTTGCTCAATGATGTCACCACAGTCCGCCAATTTCTTTCAGGGCGTGGTCTGTTCAGCATCTTCGATTTGCCTTTTGTCCCGATTTTTCTCGCCATTCTCTTTTTCGTTCATCCATGGATCGGGGCTGTCGCCAGCCTTGGCGCCCTGATTTTGCTGCTGCTGGCCTTGGGCAATGAACTGATGGCCTCGCGGCATCAACACAACACATCCCGTCTATACCAGCAGTCCTCGGCAAAAAGCTCGGAAATCCTGCGTCATCTGGATGATGTCTGTGCCATGGGCATGGGCAAGGCCCAATTGAACAGGTGGCAGCGCAATATTGTCGATGCAGTCTATTCCTCCAATGAGCTTTCCGCTGTCAATGGCATCTTTTTCGGTCTTGTCCGCTTTGCTAGACAGGCCATCCAGATCATGATTCTGGGCTGCTCGGCCTATCTGGTCATGTCTGAGCATCTCTCGGCGGGCCTGATCTTTGCCTCCAGCATCATCTCCGGACGCGCACTCATGCCGATTGAACAATTTGTCGGAAGCTACAAACAACTAACAGCAGCGAACGTAGCCAACAATCGCCTCAAGCGCTGGTTTGATGGCGCACAAGAAGCAAGCAATATGCCCGCACCCCTGACCTTGCCAGAGATCAAGGGCTATCTACGATGCGACAATGTCAGCCTCGTGCCGCCGGGCGCCACAGCCGACAAGGCTTTGCTAAGAGGCATTTCCTTTGAAGCGGCCCCCGGTGAGGTAATCGCCATTGTTGGCTCCAGTGGTGCGGGCAAGAGCACTCTGATGCGCGTTCTGGCTTCGATCATTCGTCCCAGCGCAGGCAAGGTTTCCATTGACGGCTTCGAGCTGGTCCAATGGGACCCCGAGCAGTTGGGGGCCAATATTGGATATGCAGGGCAGGAAAGTGACTTTTTTCACGGCACCGTGGCCGAGAATATTGCCCGTTTCAACCCTGAAGCCAGTGACGAAGCCATCGTCAATGCTGCACTCAATGCCGGAGCGCATGACTTTATCGGCAGCTTACCTCAAGGCTACAACACAAATCTTGATGCGGTGTCCTTCAACCTGTCTGGAGGCCAAAAGCAGCGCATCAATCTGGCCCGCGCCTTTTTCGGCGACCCGCAAATTCTCCTTCTTGACGAGCCCGACGCCCACTTGGACAAGCAAGGTGAGCGCGCATTGGTCTCAGCCATTGCCAATGCGCGAGACCGGGGCAAAACCGTGCTGTTTGTGACCCAGCGCATGCATCTGGTCAATACCGCTGACAAGGTGTTGATCGTTGACAATGGAATGGTCGTCAAATTTGGCCCGCGCGAAGCCCTGATGGCACCAAGAGAGCCAGACAGAAACACCGAAGCCATTGAAGACAAATCCAGACAGAAGACGATTGAGAAGACCAATGATTAG
- a CDS encoding alginate lyase family protein encodes MIYYIEEWIRKGGRATLLAAPLLLASLVAEAASSTSEGQQDGFECPNFPEATISLSYGSRYKDDSKSRSELDAEANAAVNKALGPSDRFIQILARLADKAQKKTTQRDDIVRCAIDGIAHWAEADSFSEIDSLTANLSYASRVGGIAIAYAQFKELIPKVQAEPVEEVTTVGQLQLLDKSDLADTDEEPQAAATEEGDGLPESETLAEKEPVLLPDEYRESTKTIEHWLAKLGASIIHFWETDGPPMASKGNLRAWAALAVIQIGLTVDNEDYIEWGLESHRVILDTIDPDGSLPMEMRRGKYALHYQLHAVAPLVTATAMLEEANKRNPKLYMDRLMMAAKFSLRAIEKPQLVEEKTDKPQTVKSGLLEQKKYQIAWLEPLLALEEDPQLDATINDLRPLRNSKLGGNMTLRFHNVKNDSQETDKNDQ; translated from the coding sequence ATGATTTATTACATCGAAGAATGGATCAGAAAAGGAGGGCGAGCGACGTTGCTCGCCGCTCCGCTTCTGCTTGCAAGTCTTGTTGCTGAAGCGGCATCTTCGACCTCTGAAGGCCAGCAGGATGGATTTGAATGCCCCAATTTTCCTGAAGCGACAATTTCCCTAAGTTATGGCAGTCGATACAAAGACGATAGCAAATCACGCTCCGAACTCGATGCCGAGGCCAATGCCGCGGTCAACAAGGCCCTTGGCCCGTCGGACAGATTCATCCAGATTCTGGCAAGACTGGCGGACAAGGCGCAAAAAAAGACAACGCAAAGAGACGATATCGTCCGCTGCGCCATCGACGGCATAGCCCATTGGGCTGAAGCAGATTCATTTAGCGAGATTGATAGTTTGACAGCCAATCTTTCCTATGCGTCTCGCGTCGGCGGCATCGCGATTGCCTATGCGCAATTCAAAGAGCTTATCCCGAAGGTGCAAGCCGAGCCAGTCGAAGAGGTAACAACCGTCGGCCAATTGCAGTTGCTTGACAAGAGTGATCTGGCAGACACCGATGAGGAGCCACAAGCCGCCGCCACAGAGGAGGGAGACGGCCTGCCAGAATCTGAAACCCTCGCAGAGAAAGAGCCTGTCCTTTTGCCGGATGAATATAGAGAAAGCACGAAAACTATAGAGCATTGGCTCGCAAAACTGGGTGCTTCCATCATACATTTCTGGGAAACAGACGGGCCACCGATGGCCAGCAAAGGCAACCTGAGAGCGTGGGCCGCCTTGGCCGTTATCCAGATAGGTCTGACCGTAGATAATGAAGACTATATCGAGTGGGGGTTGGAAAGCCACCGCGTGATCCTCGACACCATCGATCCGGACGGCAGTTTGCCTATGGAAATGCGAAGGGGCAAATATGCGCTGCATTACCAGCTGCACGCCGTCGCTCCCTTGGTCACGGCAACAGCCATGTTGGAAGAAGCCAACAAGCGCAACCCGAAACTCTATATGGATCGCCTGATGATGGCGGCCAAATTCTCCCTGCGGGCAATAGAAAAGCCGCAACTGGTCGAAGAAAAGACCGATAAGCCACAAACCGTCAAATCAGGCCTCCTTGAGCAGAAGAAATATCAGATTGCCTGGCTTGAACCCTTACTGGCGCTTGAAGAAGACCCTCAACTGGATGCCACAATCAATGACTTGCGGCCTCTACGGAACTCGAAACTTGGCGGGAACATGACCTTAAGATTTCATAATGTCAAAAATGACAGTCAAGAGACTGATAAAAATGATCAATAA
- a CDS encoding RraA family protein encodes MDKFDYSDTDWEAIERLKKWYSGDIHDSMEALGLWGCLEGISLLGALEAGDVVCGPAVTVLFAPSDRKGEPQDVYHNAIDNAPKGAVMVCDASCAPGSCSGELMSTGAKTAGAVATVVNGTVRDLAQVRTLGYPLFGTAPSPIGVTGKKEPVESQVPLQIGKACVKPGDVIFGDIDGLVVIPKEHVKAVADQADALGEQEAKARDRILAGEKLQQIWPV; translated from the coding sequence ATGGATAAATTCGATTATTCAGACACCGATTGGGAGGCTATTGAGCGTCTGAAAAAATGGTACTCTGGCGATATCCATGACAGCATGGAAGCTCTGGGGCTTTGGGGGTGCCTTGAGGGGATTTCCCTGCTCGGTGCTTTGGAGGCTGGCGATGTGGTATGTGGTCCGGCTGTCACGGTGCTTTTTGCCCCTTCTGATCGCAAGGGTGAGCCGCAGGATGTCTATCACAATGCCATTGATAATGCTCCCAAAGGGGCTGTGATGGTCTGTGATGCCTCCTGTGCCCCGGGTTCCTGCTCGGGTGAGTTGATGAGCACGGGCGCAAAAACCGCAGGCGCCGTTGCTACTGTGGTCAACGGAACCGTGCGGGATCTGGCCCAGGTGCGCACCCTTGGCTATCCACTCTTTGGAACTGCACCAAGCCCCATCGGCGTGACGGGCAAGAAAGAGCCTGTAGAAAGTCAGGTTCCCCTGCAGATCGGCAAGGCCTGCGTGAAACCCGGAGATGTCATCTTTGGCGATATCGATGGGCTCGTGGTCATTCCAAAGGAGCATGTAAAGGCTGTTGCCGATCAGGCAGATGCTCTGGGTGAGCAGGAAGCCAAGGCGCGCGACCGTATTCTTGCTGGTGAAAAGCTGCAGCAGATCTGGCCAGTCTAG